A window of Rhododendron vialii isolate Sample 1 chromosome 11a, ASM3025357v1 contains these coding sequences:
- the LOC131307468 gene encoding nicotianamine synthase, with amino-acid sequence MGIQEEAALIDRVCEIYHKISGLETLKPCQDVDTLFTQLVLTCIPPSPIDVTKLPKRVQEIRSKLIRLCGQAEGLLESHFSTLLGSSFENPLDHLDVFPYFSNYLKLGHLEFTILAQHTAQVPPARVAFVGSGPLPLSSIVLATNHLTATTFHNYDIDPSANSMASRLVSTDPDLSKRLFFHTTDIKDVTGELKNYEVVFLAALVGMDKEEKVEVIAHLAKHMAPGAILMLRSAHGARAFLYPVVEPCDLMGFEVLSVFHPSDEVINSVVVARKFSSMAPVQSFDHHHQGQGVISNGSAHAAAAGPLLLPCKCCEQKIQAFSPLNKIDELAIEKHF; translated from the exons ATGGGCATCCAAGAAGAAGCAGCTCTGATTGACAGAGTCTGCGAGATTTATCACAAAATCTCAGGCcttgaaaccctaaaaccctgCCAAGATGTCGACACTCTCTTCACCCAGCTCGTCCTCACGTGCATCCCACCATCCCCCATCGATGTGACCAAACTCCCCAAGAGGGTACAAGAGATCAGGTCAAAGCTCATCAGGCTGTGTGGCCAGGCCGAGGGCCTCCTGGAGAGCCATTTCTCCACCCTCTTGGGCTCTTCCTTTGAAAACCCTCTTGACCATTTGGATGTTTTTCCTTACTTTTCCAACTACCTCAAGCTCGGCCACCTTGAGTTCACCATCCTCGCCCAGCACACAGCCCAAGTCCCCCCCGCCCGGGTCGCCTTCGTCGGCTCCGGTCCCCTCCCCCTCAGTTCCATTGTCTTGGCCACTAACCACCTCACCGCTACCACTTTCCACAACTATGACATCGACCCGTCTGCCAATTCCATGGCTTCTCGCCTTGTTTCGACTGATCCTGACCTGTCCAAACGGCTGTTCTTCCACACGACCGACATCAAGGATGTTACAG GCGAACTAAAGAACTACGAAGTTGTTTTCCTGGCGGCGCTGGTGGGGATGGACAAGGAGGAGAAAGTCGAAGTCATAGCTCATTTGGCAAAGCACATGGCTCCGGGCGCAATCCTGATGCTGAGGAGTGCTCATGGTGCCAGGGCTTTCCTCTACCCTGTGGTTGAACCCTGTGACCTAATGGGATTCGAGGTGCTTTCTGTTTTCCATCCGAGCGATGAGGTGATCAACTCTGTTGTGGTTGCGAGGAAGTTTTCATCAATGGCTCCTGTTCAGTCATTTGATCATCACCACCAGGGCCAGGGGGTGATTAGCAATGGATCAGCTCATGCAGCAGCAGCTGGCCCACTTTTGTTGCCTTGCAAGTGCTGTGAGCAAAAAATCCAAGCTTTTAGTCCCCTCAACAAGATTGATGAATTGGCTATTGAGAAGCACTTCTAG